The following are encoded together in the Ralstonia insidiosa genome:
- a CDS encoding MGDG synthase family glycosyltransferase: MKKILLLSVSAGAGHMRAAEAIRAFADVHPAGIDATHLDVMDFVSAGFRKLYTDFYIKLVSNQPALWGYLYQKTDETAPSAFSQKIRRAVERLNSRPLLAEIKRQRPDAIICTHFLPAELLSRELRKERLDVPVWVQVTDFDLHSMWIVPNMRGYFAANEEIAWRMRERGLAADAVHVSGIPVMPAFSKPLDRAACAAEFGIDPKRKTFLMMSGGAGLGGLDTLAERLLAMDGDFQLIALAGKNQTMLEALQRVAQRHPGRLFPQGFTHQVERLMACADLVITKPGGLTTSECLAMQLPMIVNSPIPGQEERNADFLLEQGVALKAIDDAALEFRIHALLKEPDRLTAMRHKIAPLGRPNAAQFVLDRVLGLSAQAHAA, from the coding sequence ATGAAGAAGATTCTGCTCCTGAGTGTCAGTGCCGGCGCCGGCCACATGCGCGCCGCTGAAGCCATTCGCGCCTTCGCCGATGTGCACCCCGCGGGCATCGACGCCACGCACCTCGATGTGATGGACTTTGTTTCGGCCGGCTTTCGCAAGCTCTACACCGACTTCTACATCAAGCTGGTCAGCAACCAGCCGGCGCTGTGGGGCTATCTGTACCAGAAGACCGATGAGACAGCACCCAGCGCGTTCTCCCAGAAGATCCGCCGCGCGGTCGAACGGCTGAACAGCCGCCCGCTGCTGGCCGAGATCAAGCGGCAGCGCCCCGACGCCATCATCTGCACGCACTTCCTGCCGGCGGAGCTGCTCTCACGCGAGCTGCGCAAAGAACGCCTGGACGTGCCGGTCTGGGTGCAGGTGACGGACTTCGACCTGCACAGCATGTGGATCGTGCCGAACATGCGTGGTTACTTCGCGGCCAATGAAGAGATTGCGTGGCGCATGCGCGAGCGCGGGCTGGCAGCCGATGCCGTGCACGTGAGCGGCATTCCCGTGATGCCGGCGTTCAGCAAGCCACTCGACCGCGCGGCCTGTGCAGCGGAGTTCGGCATCGACCCGAAGCGCAAGACCTTCCTGATGATGTCGGGCGGTGCTGGCCTGGGTGGCCTCGACACCTTGGCCGAACGGCTGCTGGCAATGGACGGCGACTTCCAGCTCATTGCGCTGGCGGGCAAGAACCAGACGATGCTGGAAGCGCTGCAGCGCGTTGCGCAGCGGCATCCAGGGCGCCTCTTCCCGCAAGGCTTCACGCACCAGGTGGAGCGCCTGATGGCCTGCGCCGACCTGGTCATCACCAAGCCGGGCGGCCTGACCACCTCCGAATGCCTGGCCATGCAGTTGCCGATGATCGTCAACTCGCCCATCCCCGGCCAGGAAGAGCGCAATGCCGACTTCCTGCTGGAGCAAGGCGTCGCACTCAAGGCCATCGACGATGCCGCGCTCGAATTCCGCATCCATGCGTTACTGAAGGAGCCGGATCGACTGACGGCGATGCGGCACAAGATTGCGCCCCTGGGCCGCCCGAACGCGGCGCAGTTCGTGCTCGATCGCGTGCTGGGTCTCAGCGCACAAGCCCACGCCGCATGA
- a CDS encoding M48 family metallopeptidase, which produces MKLLRPPTSPTTADSVQLELPLLAPEAPSPPHSQPDATLLAPPAVDPTTVPLGPNQRRLTLGERALVYNLKRSSRRTIGFVIDDRGLSITAPRWVTLGEIEHAISEKQKWIFAKLAEWRTSAARRVLPPMEWQDGASLPFLGKSITLKLESPIGALMFDADACMLHLGLPPSATEQQIKDRVQGWLQTQARRLFGERLDVYAERLGVRHSAYALSSAATRWGSCTADGKIRLNWRLVHFPMSLIDYVVAHELAHLKEMNHSPRFWDTVESIFPEFREAREQLRSHPPEYLPAF; this is translated from the coding sequence ATGAAACTGCTGCGACCACCGACTTCGCCCACCACCGCCGACAGCGTGCAGCTTGAGCTGCCACTGCTCGCGCCTGAAGCCCCGTCGCCCCCGCACTCGCAACCGGACGCCACCCTCCTCGCCCCACCGGCAGTCGATCCCACCACCGTACCGCTTGGCCCCAACCAGCGCCGCCTGACGCTGGGCGAGCGTGCACTGGTGTACAACCTCAAGCGCTCGTCGCGGCGCACCATCGGCTTTGTCATCGATGACCGTGGGTTGTCCATCACAGCACCGCGCTGGGTCACGCTGGGGGAGATCGAACACGCCATCTCCGAAAAGCAGAAGTGGATCTTCGCCAAGCTGGCGGAATGGCGCACCAGCGCCGCACGCCGCGTGCTGCCGCCGATGGAGTGGCAGGATGGTGCGTCGCTGCCCTTCCTAGGCAAGTCGATCACGCTGAAGCTGGAGTCGCCCATCGGCGCGCTGATGTTCGATGCCGATGCGTGCATGCTGCATCTGGGCTTGCCGCCCTCGGCCACCGAACAGCAGATCAAGGACCGTGTACAAGGCTGGCTGCAAACGCAGGCGCGCCGGCTGTTTGGTGAGCGGCTCGATGTGTATGCCGAGCGCCTGGGCGTGCGGCATAGCGCGTATGCGCTGTCGTCCGCCGCCACGCGCTGGGGCAGCTGCACGGCCGACGGCAAGATTCGTCTGAACTGGCGTCTCGTGCATTTCCCGATGAGCCTGATCGACTACGTGGTCGCGCACGAGCTTGCGCACCTCAAGGAAATGAACCACAGCCCGCGCTTCTGGGACACGGTGGAATCGATCTTCCCCGAATTCCGCGAAGCACGCGAACAACTGCGTTCGCATCCGCCGGAATATCTGCCGGCGTTCTGA
- a CDS encoding lysophospholipid acyltransferase family protein codes for MTFIRSLLLLIFLVVWTPIYAVACFIVFPILNPHRRFWMVTGWTKSVIWAARFLVGIRWKYEGWEHIEEAVATNKQVVLLSKHQSAWETMAYVATMPRPLCFVFKRELLFVPFFGWTLGLLKMVHINRKDGANAFASVARQGKERLADGAWVIMFPEGTRTRSGDPKPRYKSGGARFAVDTGAWVIPIAHNSGRVWPRNSFLKHPGLITLSVGPAISTAGKTSDELNREVEAWIETEMRRIDADSYRERA; via the coding sequence ATGACCTTCATCCGTTCGCTGCTGCTCCTGATTTTCCTGGTCGTCTGGACCCCGATTTATGCGGTGGCCTGCTTCATCGTGTTTCCGATCCTGAACCCACATCGCCGTTTCTGGATGGTGACGGGTTGGACCAAGTCCGTGATCTGGGCGGCGCGCTTCCTGGTCGGCATCCGCTGGAAGTACGAGGGCTGGGAACATATTGAAGAGGCGGTCGCCACCAACAAGCAGGTGGTCCTGCTCTCCAAGCATCAGTCGGCCTGGGAGACCATGGCGTATGTTGCGACCATGCCGCGCCCGTTGTGCTTCGTGTTCAAGCGCGAGCTGTTGTTCGTGCCGTTCTTCGGCTGGACGCTGGGCTTGCTGAAAATGGTGCATATCAACCGCAAGGACGGTGCCAACGCGTTCGCCTCGGTGGCGCGCCAGGGCAAGGAACGCCTGGCCGACGGCGCGTGGGTCATCATGTTTCCGGAAGGCACACGCACCCGCTCGGGCGATCCGAAGCCGCGTTACAAGAGCGGCGGTGCGCGCTTTGCCGTCGATACCGGCGCATGGGTCATCCCCATCGCCCACAACTCCGGGCGCGTGTGGCCGCGCAATTCGTTCTTGAAGCATCCGGGTCTGATCACGCTGTCGGTCGGTCCGGCCATCTCGACCGCCGGCAAGACCAGCGACGAACTCAACCGCGAAGTCGAAGCGTGGATCGAAACAGAAATGCGTAGAATCGACGCCGACAGCTACCGCGAGCGTGCATGA
- the gmhB gene encoding D-glycero-beta-D-manno-heptose 1,7-bisphosphate 7-phosphatase, whose protein sequence is MPHVPKLVILDRDGVINLDSDQFIKSPDEWIPIAGSLEAIAELNQAGYEVVVATNQSGIGRGLFEAAALNAMHEKMYKALSAFGGRVDAVFFCPHTAADACECRKPKAGMFREIARRFDRDLTGVPVVGDSLRDLQAGVEVGALPHLVLTGKGIKTRDAGNLPPGTQIHTDLRAFARALLSPAPQGTPSRAP, encoded by the coding sequence ATGCCTCACGTCCCCAAGCTGGTGATCCTCGATCGTGATGGCGTGATCAACCTCGACAGCGACCAGTTCATCAAGTCGCCCGACGAGTGGATCCCCATCGCTGGCAGCCTGGAGGCGATTGCCGAGCTGAACCAGGCAGGCTACGAAGTGGTGGTCGCGACCAACCAGTCAGGCATTGGCCGCGGACTGTTTGAAGCGGCCGCGCTCAACGCCATGCACGAGAAGATGTACAAGGCGTTGTCCGCATTTGGCGGCCGCGTCGACGCCGTCTTCTTCTGCCCGCACACTGCCGCGGACGCCTGCGAATGCCGCAAGCCCAAAGCCGGCATGTTCCGCGAGATCGCGCGCCGCTTTGACCGGGATCTGACGGGCGTGCCAGTGGTCGGCGATTCGCTGCGCGACCTGCAGGCTGGCGTGGAAGTTGGCGCCTTGCCGCATCTCGTGCTGACCGGCAAGGGCATCAAAACGCGCGACGCCGGCAACCTGCCGCCTGGCACCCAAATCCACACAGACCTGCGCGCGTTTGCGCGTGCATTGCTGTCGCCTGCTCCCCAGGGCACGCCCTCGCGTGCCCCTTGA